In Nostoc sp. CENA543, a single genomic region encodes these proteins:
- the cbiD gene encoding cobalt-precorrin-5B (C(1))-methyltransferase CbiD, whose translation MTRSGYTLPVFACAAAVAALRWLRERQPLAVVAVDLITPAQIAEIPIEQVTGLSEQMALAITRSDPGDNLDLTKNTPVWALVEWGGVGEEQVTIRGGEGIGKQVNAENHPAIYGYARQLMRENLSRLLVPTEKITVTIILPEGRSLALRTSNAAFGVVEGLSLLGTSGISQPLSTPEQLDTFRTTLQQKASQFSSLVFCIGENGLDLAPKIGINPDKLVKTANWLGAMLVEAELLGVKEILLFGYHGKLLKLAGGIFHTHHHLADGRREVLTSHCALAGLDQQHLEVVFHSPTAEAALTHLRSLDQATGSDWVNQVYSAIANTIDARCQEYLQSHRTDNTRNTVCGSILFDRSRKIIIKSKTACNLIGNLC comes from the coding sequence ATGACCCGTTCTGGATACACCTTACCTGTTTTTGCTTGTGCTGCGGCTGTGGCGGCTTTACGTTGGTTGCGTGAGCGTCAACCTTTGGCAGTGGTAGCAGTTGACTTGATTACACCTGCACAAATTGCAGAAATTCCTATCGAACAAGTGACTGGATTATCTGAGCAGATGGCTTTGGCTATTACTCGCTCTGATCCTGGTGATAATCTGGATTTGACTAAAAATACCCCCGTTTGGGCGTTGGTGGAGTGGGGAGGGGTTGGGGAGGAACAAGTCACTATTCGCGGTGGGGAGGGAATTGGTAAACAAGTCAACGCCGAGAATCATCCAGCAATTTATGGTTATGCGCGGCAGTTGATGCGAGAAAACTTATCTCGACTGCTTGTACCTACAGAAAAAATCACGGTCACAATTATCTTACCAGAGGGGCGATCGCTGGCTTTGCGTACTTCTAATGCTGCCTTTGGTGTGGTTGAAGGACTTTCTCTATTAGGAACATCAGGAATTTCTCAACCCCTGAGTACACCTGAGCAATTAGATACTTTTCGCACAACGTTGCAACAAAAAGCGAGTCAGTTTAGTAGTTTAGTCTTTTGTATTGGCGAGAACGGCTTAGATTTAGCACCCAAAATCGGTATTAACCCTGATAAATTGGTAAAAACTGCTAATTGGTTAGGAGCAATGTTAGTGGAAGCAGAGCTTCTGGGTGTTAAGGAAATCTTATTGTTCGGCTATCACGGGAAGTTGCTGAAGTTGGCTGGCGGGATTTTTCACACTCACCATCACTTAGCCGATGGACGCAGGGAAGTTTTAACTAGCCATTGTGCTTTGGCGGGATTAGATCAACAACATCTCGAAGTGGTGTTTCATTCTCCGACTGCGGAAGCCGCACTGACACATTTAAGAAGCTTAGATCAGGCTACAGGCAGTGATTGGGTAAATCAAGTTTATAGTGCGATCGCTAACACCATCGATGCTCGCTGCCAAGAATATCTCCAAAGTCATCGGACTGATAATACTCGAAACACAGTCTGTGGCTCAATTCTCTTTGATCGCAGCCGTAAAATTATCATCAAGAGCAAAACTGCTTGTAACTTAATTGGAAATTTATGTTAA
- a CDS encoding DUF3177 family protein — protein MQNNVWFRQFVWIDYRLALLFLVLIPLIILTWAYVQKVEGIQRLLMIYWRISSLLAITTYLMIAQYPVSFVSGLVGLILIPLSLWFWVDLNDEIEYLPSTPLKLTFTSWRWAVTVYCLLGAIAFVPFLGCAFSSTAIKTPECLVWFEAPLMFKNWFHYNSKHAFLGFLGIVGLIVYVLYLSYFVVVKLGKQGRSATPQ, from the coding sequence ATGCAAAATAACGTTTGGTTTCGCCAGTTTGTCTGGATTGACTACCGATTGGCACTTTTATTTCTAGTTTTGATTCCCTTAATTATCTTGACATGGGCTTATGTTCAAAAGGTAGAAGGGATACAAAGACTGTTAATGATTTATTGGCGAATCTCTAGTTTGCTGGCAATTACAACGTATTTGATGATTGCCCAGTATCCAGTTAGTTTTGTGTCTGGGTTGGTTGGGTTGATATTGATTCCCCTTTCGTTGTGGTTTTGGGTGGATCTCAATGATGAAATTGAATATTTACCTAGTACACCCTTAAAGTTAACTTTCACTTCTTGGCGGTGGGCTGTAACAGTTTATTGCTTATTAGGCGCGATCGCATTTGTACCTTTTTTGGGTTGTGCTTTTTCTAGCACTGCCATTAAAACCCCCGAATGTCTCGTTTGGTTTGAAGCCCCATTAATGTTTAAAAACTGGTTTCATTACAATAGTAAACACGCTTTTCTCGGTTTTTTGGGCATAGTCGGCTTAATAGTTTACGTGCTTTATTTAAGCTACTTTGTCGTCGTGAAACTAGGCAAGCAGGGACGCTCGGCTACACCGCAGTAA
- a CDS encoding Calvin cycle protein CP12, with protein MTDTQTNNIEEKIEQEVEQARAICDISGSNSAECAAAWDAVEELQAEASHQRQNKPKTAFEKYCDDNPEADECRLYDE; from the coding sequence ATGACTGATACTCAAACAAACAACATTGAAGAAAAAATTGAACAAGAAGTAGAACAAGCTCGTGCTATCTGTGACATTTCCGGTAGCAACTCCGCAGAGTGTGCTGCGGCTTGGGATGCTGTAGAAGAACTGCAAGCTGAAGCCTCCCACCAACGCCAAAACAAACCAAAAACTGCTTTTGAAAAATACTGTGACGACAACCCAGAGGCTGATGAGTGCCGTCTTTATGACGAATAG
- a CDS encoding FIST N-terminal domain-containing protein, with product MADQMQWVNALSTRPSLEAAIADVVQRTVSSLTAPADLGLVFISAAFASEYSRVLPLLAEKLSVPVLVGCSGGGVIGTTLEGETQELEAEPALSLTLAHLPGVNLQVFHVTAEDLPDLDSSPDAWINLIGVQSSPKPEFVLLSSAFSSGVNDLLQGLDFAYPGSVIVGGQASSGGFGGRLALFAHDTKGGIDQRLYREGTVGLALSGNIILETIVAQGCKPIGKPLQVTKAERNIILEIDEQVPLVVLRDLIASLSEKERTLAQHSLFVGVAMDEFKMSLQQGDFLIRTILGVDPSGGAIAIGDLVRPGQRLQFHLRDAQASAEDLEFLLERYQQQSSSDHAAVGALMFACVGRGEGLYGKPNFDSELFKRYVPNIPISGFFCGGEIGPVGGRTFLHGYTSVFGICRQS from the coding sequence ATGGCAGATCAAATGCAATGGGTAAATGCCCTATCAACCCGTCCTTCCCTAGAAGCAGCAATAGCAGATGTGGTACAACGCACCGTTTCATCGTTAACTGCACCTGCGGATTTAGGGTTGGTGTTTATTTCTGCGGCATTTGCCAGTGAATATTCTAGGGTTTTACCTTTGTTAGCCGAAAAATTGTCTGTACCTGTCTTAGTTGGTTGTAGTGGGGGTGGGGTAATTGGTACTACCCTGGAGGGAGAAACCCAAGAATTGGAAGCAGAACCAGCTTTAAGCTTAACTTTGGCTCACTTACCAGGGGTGAATTTACAAGTTTTTCATGTGACGGCTGAAGATTTACCAGATTTAGATAGTTCTCCTGATGCTTGGATTAACTTGATTGGTGTGCAATCGTCACCAAAACCGGAGTTTGTTTTACTTTCTAGTGCTTTTTCTTCGGGTGTGAACGATTTATTACAGGGATTAGATTTTGCTTATCCTGGTTCAGTAATTGTGGGTGGACAGGCGAGTTCAGGGGGTTTTGGTGGTCGTCTGGCTTTATTTGCCCATGATACAAAAGGGGGAATTGACCAACGTTTATATCGTGAAGGGACTGTGGGTTTGGCTTTAAGTGGCAATATTATTTTAGAGACGATTGTGGCACAAGGATGTAAACCGATTGGTAAGCCACTACAAGTCACCAAAGCCGAACGCAATATTATTTTGGAAATAGATGAGCAAGTACCTTTGGTAGTGCTGCGAGATTTGATTGCTAGCCTGAGTGAAAAAGAACGGACTTTAGCACAGCATTCGCTATTTGTTGGGGTAGCGATGGATGAGTTTAAAATGTCTTTGCAGCAAGGTGATTTTTTAATTAGGACGATTTTAGGGGTAGATCCGTCTGGGGGCGCGATCGCAATTGGGGATTTAGTTCGTCCCGGCCAACGTCTACAATTCCATCTTAGGGATGCTCAAGCCTCGGCTGAAGATTTAGAATTTCTTTTGGAGCGATATCAACAACAATCAAGCTCAGATCATGCTGCTGTTGGTGCTTTGATGTTTGCTTGTGTAGGCCGTGGGGAGGGATTGTACGGCAAACCCAATTTTGATTCTGAGTTATTTAAACGCTACGTTCCCAACATCCCCATTAGCGGCTTTTTCTGTGGTGGAGAAATCGGCCCCGTTGGTGGTAGAACTTTTTTACATGGTTATACTTCTGTCTTTGGGATTTGCCGACAAAGTTAG
- a CDS encoding metallophosphoesterase: protein MVLNFRFAVVSDLHIALPHTIWDHPSRFHLVEVSIPAFERAIEHLTELNLDFILLPGDLTQHGEPENHLWLQKRLSRLPFPAYVVPGNHDVPVLMGNQQSIPWADFPRYYRKFGYENTNQLYYTQQLLPGVRLIGLNSNCFNQKGEQIGRLDDEQLRWLEEVLAAAKDELVLVMVHHNVVEHLPHQSRHPMAHRYMLANAPELLQILRRYGVSLVFTGHLHVQDVACDDGVYDITTGSLVSYPHPYRVLEFHRDQQGKEWLQILSHRVESVPNFPDLQHLSKQWMGDRSFPFLMKLLTLPPLNLPETQAQELAPSLRDFWATIADGDALLDYPNFPHKVRHYIQTYSAIAQTGTPSFIDNNSTLLLQKNPE from the coding sequence ATGGTGCTAAATTTTCGCTTTGCCGTAGTTAGCGACTTACATATCGCCCTTCCTCACACAATCTGGGATCATCCTAGTCGATTTCATCTTGTGGAAGTTAGTATTCCAGCTTTTGAACGCGCTATTGAACATTTAACAGAACTTAATTTAGATTTTATTTTACTGCCAGGAGACTTAACACAACATGGTGAGCCAGAAAATCACCTATGGTTACAAAAAAGGCTATCTCGATTACCTTTTCCGGCTTATGTCGTACCTGGGAATCATGATGTTCCAGTTTTGATGGGCAATCAGCAATCTATTCCTTGGGCTGATTTCCCTCGTTATTATCGCAAGTTTGGTTATGAAAATACTAATCAACTGTATTACACACAACAATTGTTACCAGGGGTGCGATTAATTGGCTTAAATTCTAACTGTTTTAATCAAAAGGGTGAACAAATAGGACGCTTAGATGATGAACAGCTAAGATGGCTGGAAGAGGTGCTAGCCGCAGCTAAAGATGAATTAGTGTTGGTGATGGTACATCACAACGTAGTTGAACATTTACCCCATCAATCACGTCATCCGATGGCACACCGCTATATGCTGGCGAATGCCCCTGAATTATTGCAGATACTACGACGTTATGGGGTGAGTTTAGTATTTACAGGCCATTTACACGTTCAAGATGTCGCCTGTGATGATGGTGTATATGATATTACCACTGGTTCTTTAGTCAGTTATCCCCATCCTTATCGAGTATTAGAGTTTCATCGCGATCAACAAGGGAAAGAGTGGCTGCAAATACTATCTCATCGAGTGGAATCAGTCCCTAACTTCCCTGATTTGCAGCATTTATCAAAACAGTGGATGGGCGATCGCTCTTTTCCTTTCCTGATGAAATTACTGACATTACCGCCATTAAATTTACCAGAAACCCAAGCCCAAGAACTAGCTCCCAGTTTGCGAGACTTTTGGGCAACCATTGCCGATGGAGATGCTTTATTAGATTATCCAAATTTTCCCCACAAAGTGCGCCATTACATTCAAACCTACAGCGCGATCGCTCAAACTGGCACTCCCAGTTTCATAGATAATAACAGTACACTCCTGTTACAAAAGAATCCTGAGTAA
- the trmB gene encoding tRNA (guanosine(46)-N7)-methyltransferase TrmB, which yields MPFIRVRQHVNPLAQKYQKSVDPIEWENIYAKPQQPLHLDIGCARGRFVLNMAKIEPDWNFLGLEIREALVIEANRLSSELGLTNLHYVFCNANNSLKVLLSSLPPGILQRVTIQFPDPWFKTRHAKRRVVQPELVADLANYLAVGGVVFLQSDMEFIALEMCDRFTENPHFQRVHTNKWLAENPLPVPTEREVATQNKGEPVYRALFERVRI from the coding sequence TTGCCATTTATTCGAGTCCGCCAGCACGTTAACCCTTTGGCGCAAAAGTATCAAAAATCAGTAGATCCCATAGAATGGGAAAACATCTATGCTAAACCACAGCAACCGCTACATTTAGATATTGGCTGTGCGCGGGGAAGATTTGTGTTGAATATGGCAAAGATAGAACCTGATTGGAATTTTCTCGGTTTGGAAATCCGAGAAGCATTAGTCATAGAAGCAAATAGATTGTCTTCTGAACTAGGATTGACAAATCTGCATTACGTATTTTGTAATGCGAATAATTCTTTAAAAGTGCTGTTATCTTCTCTTCCCCCAGGAATTTTACAGCGTGTTACTATTCAATTTCCTGATCCTTGGTTTAAAACTCGCCATGCTAAACGCCGTGTAGTACAACCCGAATTAGTTGCAGATTTAGCTAACTATTTGGCTGTGGGGGGAGTAGTATTTCTCCAATCTGATATGGAATTTATAGCATTAGAAATGTGCGATCGCTTCACAGAAAATCCCCATTTTCAAAGAGTCCACACCAACAAATGGCTAGCAGAAAATCCCTTACCAGTCCCAACCGAAAGAGAAGTCGCCACACAAAATAAAGGTGAACCGGTTTATCGGGCTTTGTTTGAACGTGTCAGAATTTAG
- a CDS encoding NAD(P)/FAD-dependent oxidoreductase, with translation MVVSPEKSTTQKKTKPHEVVIIGGGFGGLYTAKNLKTANVNVTLIDKRNFHLFQPLLYQVATGTLSPGDISSPLRSVFSKSKNTQVLLGEVNDIDPKSQKVIMGDRVIPYDTLVVATGANHSYFGKDHWKDLAPGLKTVEDAIEMRRRIFGAFEAAEKETDPEKRRAWLNFVIVGGGPTGVELAGAIAELAYKTLKEDFRSIDTSETKILLLQGGDRILPHISPDLSEEATVALQKLGVELHTKTRVTNIENNIVTFKKDGEVKEIHSQTILWAAGVKGSAMGQILAQRTGVECDHAGRVIVEPDLTVRGYKNIFVVGDLGNFSHQDGKPLPGVAPVAKQEGEYVAKLIKKRLRGRTLPEFHYNDVGSLAMIGQNLAVVDLGYIQLTGFLAWVFWLVIHIYFLIEFDTKLLVVFQWAWNYITRNRRSRLITGREAFTASQPMSNSSSVEC, from the coding sequence ATGGTCGTTTCGCCTGAGAAAAGTACAACACAAAAAAAGACTAAACCACATGAAGTTGTGATTATTGGTGGCGGTTTTGGCGGATTATATACAGCTAAGAATCTGAAGACAGCTAATGTTAATGTGACTTTGATTGATAAACGTAACTTTCACCTATTCCAACCACTTTTATATCAAGTTGCCACAGGTACGTTATCACCTGGAGATATTTCCTCACCATTGCGTTCTGTATTCAGCAAAAGTAAGAATACACAAGTATTGCTAGGGGAAGTAAATGATATTGATCCCAAATCACAAAAAGTCATCATGGGTGATAGAGTCATCCCCTATGACACATTAGTCGTTGCTACAGGTGCTAATCACTCCTATTTTGGTAAAGATCACTGGAAAGACCTTGCACCTGGGTTAAAAACCGTTGAAGATGCGATAGAAATGCGTCGTCGGATATTTGGCGCGTTTGAAGCCGCAGAAAAAGAAACTGATCCAGAAAAACGCCGTGCTTGGTTGAATTTCGTGATTGTGGGTGGCGGCCCTACCGGTGTAGAATTAGCGGGTGCGATCGCAGAATTGGCATACAAAACCCTCAAAGAAGATTTCCGTAGCATCGACACCTCAGAAACCAAAATTTTACTATTGCAAGGGGGCGATCGCATCCTCCCACACATTTCACCAGATTTATCGGAAGAAGCTACAGTAGCTTTGCAAAAATTGGGTGTGGAATTGCACACTAAGACGAGGGTGACAAACATTGAAAATAACATTGTTACCTTCAAGAAAGATGGTGAAGTGAAAGAAATTCACTCCCAAACTATATTGTGGGCAGCAGGTGTAAAAGGTTCTGCAATGGGACAAATCTTGGCACAACGTACAGGAGTAGAGTGTGATCATGCAGGACGCGTGATTGTAGAACCAGACTTGACAGTTAGAGGTTATAAAAATATTTTTGTCGTGGGAGATTTAGGTAACTTTTCCCATCAAGATGGTAAACCCTTACCTGGTGTTGCACCCGTAGCCAAACAAGAAGGAGAGTATGTAGCTAAACTGATCAAAAAACGGTTAAGAGGTCGCACTTTGCCGGAATTTCATTACAACGACGTTGGTAGTTTAGCGATGATCGGACAGAATTTAGCTGTTGTAGATTTAGGCTATATTCAACTCACGGGTTTCCTGGCTTGGGTATTTTGGCTAGTCATCCACATTTATTTCTTAATCGAGTTTGACACTAAATTACTAGTAGTATTTCAATGGGCGTGGAACTATATCACTCGTAACCGTCGCTCTAGATTAATTACAGGTAGAGAAGCTTTTACCGCATCTCAACCTATGAGCAATAGTAGCAGTGTTGAGTGCTGA
- a CDS encoding carotenoid oxygenase family protein — protein sequence MQTLDQKSTKKAWAKAVIEPAKEFPPTQLPIIAGSIPNRLRGTLYRNGAARLERGGVRVGHWFDGDGAILAVKFTDAGASAVYRYVQTTGYQAETTAGKFLYGNYGMTAPGAIWNQWLRPVKHAANTSVLALPDKLLALWEGNHPYALDLETLETHGLDNLGGLDKDLAYSAHPKVDPHTGEIFNFGVTPSVNAVLNIYKSDYTGKILQKTKFTLEGFPAIHDFVLAGQYLIFFAPPVRINVIPVLFGVGTYSDSMKWQPELGTEILVFDRETLTLVSRAKTEPWYQWHFANGYVDPSGTVIIDFARYQDFQTNQYLKEIAAGETHTLAETTLTRVQLQPQTGKVTAIETLLDRTCEFPLVPNANVGQASRYTYMSITRPGTDISQEILNAIARFDHKTQTLTEANPGENFYPSEPVPVEDWVLTVVYDGNSHRSEVWIYDSDRLDQEPICKLELPSVIPHSFHGTWKSQ from the coding sequence ATGCAGACATTGGATCAAAAGTCAACAAAAAAAGCTTGGGCAAAGGCAGTCATTGAACCGGCAAAGGAATTTCCGCCTACCCAGTTGCCAATTATCGCCGGCAGTATTCCCAATCGCTTGCGTGGTACACTCTATCGCAATGGTGCAGCCAGGCTAGAACGGGGTGGTGTGCGTGTAGGGCATTGGTTTGATGGGGACGGGGCAATTCTAGCTGTCAAGTTCACTGATGCAGGGGCTAGTGCGGTTTATCGCTACGTACAGACTACAGGTTATCAAGCCGAAACCACAGCCGGGAAATTTTTATACGGTAATTATGGGATGACTGCACCCGGCGCGATTTGGAATCAATGGCTACGACCGGTGAAACACGCTGCGAATACGTCAGTGTTAGCATTACCGGATAAACTCCTGGCACTGTGGGAAGGTAATCACCCCTACGCCCTTGACCTCGAAACCCTAGAAACTCACGGACTAGATAATTTAGGTGGGCTAGATAAAGATTTAGCCTATTCTGCCCATCCCAAAGTTGACCCCCACACAGGGGAAATTTTCAACTTTGGTGTTACTCCCAGCGTCAATGCTGTTTTGAATATCTATAAAAGTGACTATACTGGCAAGATTCTGCAAAAGACTAAGTTTACGTTAGAAGGTTTCCCAGCAATTCATGATTTTGTGTTAGCTGGTCAATATCTCATCTTTTTTGCCCCACCAGTCAGAATTAATGTGATTCCTGTGCTGTTTGGTGTCGGGACTTACAGCGACTCGATGAAATGGCAACCAGAATTAGGAACAGAAATTTTAGTATTTGACCGTGAGACACTAACCTTAGTCAGTCGTGCTAAAACAGAACCTTGGTATCAGTGGCACTTTGCTAACGGTTATGTTGATCCCAGTGGGACGGTAATTATAGATTTTGCCCGTTATCAAGACTTTCAAACTAACCAATATCTTAAAGAAATCGCCGCAGGTGAAACTCATACTCTAGCTGAGACGACATTAACGCGAGTGCAATTGCAACCCCAAACAGGTAAAGTCACCGCCATTGAAACATTATTAGACCGGACTTGTGAATTCCCCCTTGTCCCTAATGCCAATGTCGGACAAGCTTCGCGTTACACCTATATGTCCATAACTCGCCCAGGTACAGACATCAGCCAAGAAATATTAAACGCGATCGCTCGCTTTGACCACAAGACCCAAACCCTCACCGAAGCTAACCCAGGGGAAAACTTTTATCCTTCTGAACCCGTTCCTGTAGAAGATTGGGTGTTAACGGTGGTATATGACGGTAATTCGCATCGTAGCGAAGTTTGGATCTATGATAGCGATCGCCTAGACCAAGAACCTATTTGCAAATTAGAATTACCCAGCGTCATCCCCCACAGTTTCCACGGAACTTGGAAAAGTCAGTAA
- a CDS encoding DUF6508 domain-containing protein, with translation MSFDWIKWRYEAESLNVADIYTIQKLLTGHVRQERFCSGHLADMLDHNHFLKMLHRLQAICPSVTLD, from the coding sequence ATATCTTTTGATTGGATAAAATGGCGATATGAAGCTGAAAGTTTAAATGTTGCCGATATTTATACAATACAGAAATTATTGACTGGCCACGTTCGTCAAGAACGTTTTTGTAGTGGACATCTAGCAGATATGCTAGATCATAATCATTTCTTGAAAATGTTGCACAGACTACAAGCAATCTGCCCGTCTGTAACTTTAGATTAA
- the cobO gene encoding cob(I)yrinic acid a,c-diamide adenosyltransferase → MISDTQEALESDKEIERLIDEIMSANLTNEQYQQKMQRRKEVQERRIASAVPEKGLIIVNTGNGKGKTTAALGMVLRSLGHGYKVAIVQYIKGSWEPSEKKVFSLWRDQIEFHAMGEGFTWETQDRDRDIEKANAAWEKSLEFILNPDFQLVLLDEINIALKMGYLQVDDVLAGLAQKPSTKHVILTGRGAPAPIIERADLVTEMTLVKHPFRDQNVKAQPGIEF, encoded by the coding sequence ATGATAAGCGATACACAAGAAGCATTAGAATCAGATAAGGAAATTGAACGTTTAATTGATGAAATAATGTCAGCTAATCTGACTAATGAACAGTATCAGCAAAAAATGCAGCGTCGTAAAGAAGTACAAGAACGACGCATAGCTTCAGCTGTGCCAGAAAAAGGGCTAATTATTGTCAATACTGGTAACGGTAAAGGGAAAACAACCGCCGCACTAGGAATGGTGTTACGATCGCTCGGTCACGGTTACAAAGTGGCGATCGTTCAATACATCAAAGGTTCTTGGGAACCTTCAGAAAAAAAGGTGTTTAGTCTTTGGCGCGACCAAATCGAATTTCACGCAATGGGTGAAGGCTTTACCTGGGAAACCCAAGACCGCGATCGCGATATCGAAAAAGCTAATGCAGCCTGGGAAAAGTCCCTAGAATTTATCCTCAACCCCGATTTTCAGCTAGTGCTGTTAGATGAAATCAATATCGCCCTGAAAATGGGATACTTACAAGTCGATGATGTGTTAGCAGGTCTTGCACAAAAACCATCCACCAAACACGTCATTCTGACCGGTAGAGGCGCGCCAGCCCCTATTATTGAACGCGCCGACCTAGTCACAGAAATGACCCTGGTTAAACATCCTTTCCGTGATCAAAACGTTAAGGCGCAACCAGGGATAGAGTTTTAG
- a CDS encoding RNA polymerase sigma factor, RpoD/SigA family has protein sequence MPTVNTHNEDLNAKFTADMVRTYLREIGRVPLLTREQEIVYGKQVQQMMSLLDAKDALAKKLEREPSLPEWADHVRKSETDVKQTVAQGKRAKQKMIEANLRLVVAIAKKYQKRNMEFLDLIQEGTLGLERGVEKFDPMRGYKFSTYAYWWIRQAITRAIAQQGRTIRLPIHITEKLNKIKKVQRELAQTLGRSPSPAEIAKELELEPAQIREYLNMARQPVSLDVRVGDNQDTELQEMLEDEGPSPEYYTTQEFLRQDLNTLLAELTPQQREVLALRFGLEDGNEMSLAKVGERLNLSRERVRQLEHQALAHLRRRRANVKEYVAS, from the coding sequence ATGCCTACTGTTAACACCCACAACGAAGACCTGAACGCCAAATTCACGGCTGATATGGTGCGAACCTATCTGCGAGAAATTGGCAGAGTTCCCTTGCTTACCCGTGAGCAGGAGATTGTTTACGGGAAGCAGGTGCAACAAATGATGTCACTTCTAGATGCTAAAGATGCTTTAGCGAAGAAGTTAGAGCGCGAACCTAGTTTACCAGAGTGGGCAGATCATGTCCGCAAGTCGGAAACCGACGTTAAACAGACGGTAGCTCAAGGTAAGCGCGCCAAGCAAAAGATGATTGAAGCGAACTTACGCTTAGTAGTGGCGATCGCCAAAAAATACCAAAAACGCAATATGGAGTTTTTGGATCTAATCCAAGAGGGAACTTTAGGATTAGAAAGAGGCGTAGAGAAATTTGACCCTATGCGGGGTTATAAATTCTCCACCTACGCTTACTGGTGGATTCGCCAAGCAATTACCCGTGCGATCGCTCAACAAGGGCGCACCATCCGCCTACCTATCCATATTACCGAGAAACTGAACAAAATTAAAAAAGTCCAACGCGAACTAGCTCAGACTTTAGGGCGATCGCCTTCTCCAGCCGAAATCGCCAAAGAACTAGAACTAGAACCTGCTCAGATTCGTGAGTATCTGAACATGGCGCGCCAACCAGTTTCTTTGGATGTGCGAGTAGGTGACAACCAAGATACAGAACTCCAAGAAATGCTCGAAGATGAAGGCCCATCTCCAGAGTATTACACTACTCAAGAGTTCCTCCGCCAAGACTTAAACACCTTGTTAGCGGAACTCACACCCCAACAAAGAGAAGTGTTAGCACTCCGCTTTGGTTTAGAGGATGGTAACGAAATGTCTCTAGCAAAAGTCGGTGAACGCTTAAACCTCAGCCGTGAACGCGTCCGCCAACTAGAACACCAAGCCTTAGCTCATCTCCGTCGTCGTCGAGCTAATGTCAAAGAGTACGTTGCTAGCTAG